The Pseudomonadota bacterium genome has a segment encoding these proteins:
- a CDS encoding phage holin family protein, with protein sequence VYARGCSMSVLIKLAVLAGVILALARFLPGVRIQRPSVAVVAAVIFSLLNFLLGWLIAAGLVLISPLTLFLLLLVLPFALNTVLLWLTDKLMHTLEFRDLPSLLLSSGAITLANWLLRKMV encoded by the coding sequence GTCTACGCGAGAGGTTGCAGCATGTCGGTACTCATCAAGCTTGCGGTTCTCGCTGGGGTTATCCTGGCTCTGGCACGCTTCCTCCCCGGCGTGCGCATTCAGCGCCCGTCCGTGGCGGTGGTGGCGGCAGTGATCTTCAGTCTGCTGAACTTCCTGTTGGGCTGGCTCATCGCGGCTGGCCTCGTGCTGATCAGTCCGCTGACCCTCTTCCTGTTGCTGCTGGTTCTGCCCTTCGCGCTCAATACCGTGCTCTTGTGGTTGACCGACAAGCTGATGCACACGCTCGAATTCCGTGACTTGCCTTCCCTGCTTCTGTCCTCGGGTGCGATCACCTTGGCAAACTGGCTCTTGCGCAAGATGGTATAG